The genomic DNA GAGCAGACCGCCGAGGCCATCCGCCAGGTCGAGGTCTACACGTCTTGCGTCGCGCAGTTGACCGCGCGCCCGGAAGGAGCCGAAGCGCTCGCGGCATGGCGCGAGGACAATGCAGACGAGCTTCGCGAGATGGAATCGATCCGCAAGTGGATGGCCGAGCGCGGAATCGTGCTCACCGATATGACATACACGGACCTCCTCGCACGCCGCGACGGCGTCAGGGCCGACGTGGCGAACCTCGCTTCCATGGCAGTCGATATCCGCAACCGCTCGCGCCGACTTTCCGCCGCTGTCGATGTCCTGGACTCATCGCAGATGCCGATTGGCCCCACAGATGTACGGGGCCGCGGCGAGAGGCAGAAGGGCGCCGGTCACGGCCTGCGCGACGCCAAGGTCATCACCGCGAACCAGACCGCCGAGCTGACGCGCGAGTACACGCGCTATCGCAAGGCCTATTCGGGGGCCATCGCGGCGGGCGCCCTCACGCCGGATAAGATCAAGCAGATTGAGCGCGACCACGAGCGGGCCAAGGCGAAGATCATCGGCGAGCAGCGCGAGGAGGACCTGCGCGCGGAACGCTCGGCGTACGGGATGGCCGGAAGCGAATGGGCGCAGGATGCTCCCGTGACGGTCGCCGCACCCGGCGGGACGGACAAGAGGTCGAAGCCCGGATGGAAGCCGTACCTCCAACGCCCCGCGACCGAGAAGCAGATGAAATATCTCGAAGACCTCGTAGAGTCCGGCATCATCGCGCAGGCCGACATCGACAGCCTCGGCGGCGAGCCGACCATCGCGGACGTCAACGCGCTCCTGAACTCGCATCCCAAGGTCAAGAACCTGGAGCTTGAGAAGATGGACGGCGACGGCGCGGACGGCACACGGACGTACACGCAGACCCGAGACGATATCGAGGACGACGGCTATACGCCGGCGAACTACACGAGGAGGAGATAGACGGTGAATATCATCGTGAAGATGCACGACAGGGCCCGCGTGATCGAGACGACGCGCATGGACCTGCACAGCGGCATCATGCTCGAGGACGACTTCCTCGACATTTCCGATTACCTGAACCAGGGCGTGCTTCTTGAACGCAGCGTGTTCATCACCACGAGCGACGACATGCAGCTCCTCAAGCGCGCCGTGACACTCATCGAGCCGGACGAGCTGGATGCCATCGACGGCGTCTATGCCGACGGCAAGCCGATTCTCGTGAGGACCGAGGACGGTTCGCGTTTGGCCCCGGCGGTGTTCGAGGTGCTGTTCGACGACAGCGGCAACTACATGGGCGACCACGGGCAGGGCCTCTGCATCTACTATGAGTCCGGGAGCTACGAGACGATCGTGCCGACTGTGCTCTCGTTCGGCGACGGCATGCTTATGGCCGACGACCTGATCGATTGGAGCGACCTGGACTCGGGTATCACCTGGACCCGCGGAGCCTGGACGCGCGGCGACCGCAACCTCATGGAGCTCCGCCCCGAGCCCACGGTCGTGGTCGATCCGGAGCAGTATGCGCACATGGAGCTCATGACCTTCGGCGGCGCGCTCGTCGCCATGAAGACCGCGGGCGGCATGGTGAGCGGCGGCGGAACCGTCTCGGACGATCCCGATGCCGACGATACCGCGACCGAAAGCGAACCGCGGCCGTCCCAGGATGCGGAAGCAGACGACGCGGAGACCGAGAGCGGTCCAGAACCCGGCGGCTCGGAAACCGAATCCGCCGAGGCCGATGACGGCTCGGGTTCCGATGGGGGCCCGGACGGAGATGACGGGGATCCCGACGAGGACCCCGGCGAAGATGACGACAGTGACGACTACGAGGAGGACGATTCGATGTTCGCCGATCTCTTCTAAAAATGACCGCGACGATATCCGCGGCGGCAATGTGCCCGCCGCGGGCGTTTCGCCTGCCCGTTTGCGGCGATGTCTCGTGTATATTGCTTAAAGTGTAAAAACGGACGACAGGACGGCGAGAGAGCGGCATGGACGCCGCGACCCGCCGACACGCTATGGAGATACCGGACGGCGCGAAGCCGACGACGAAAGGACAAATGTCCGGAGGGAGGGCATGGAGGTTCCAAGGTCATGGCCCCGGCCTCGCGCTTCGGCGCCAGGGCCGCGGCGCGCGACGACAAGCGCCATCGCGTGACCGACTGCCTGAGCGACTACTACCGGAAGTCACGCAGTCTCACCGCCCACTATCCCATCTTGGAAGACGATCTGTAACCCGCCCAGTCATCCAAGGCCCCGCCGGACCCCGGCGGGGCTCGCAACGCCCATGCGAAGGCACCCGGACAACGGGTGCCTTTTTCGCTATTTGCCCTGTTCAATGAATAGATTTTTTCATCAGGGGTAAAAGTCTCGCGATACTGGAAAGCAGAACCGAGAAGGGACACTCTTATGACCGTTATTGAGTATTGCCGAAACGAGACCGACGTCCGCGAGCTCGTCATCATCCGCGCAGGGGGCTACACGTCCTGCGCTGCCTACATCGACTATGAGGACCTGTTTCGCCTTCCGCCCAATATCGCCCATGCGGACGTTATCGAATCCTCCTACGACCACATCAAGGTTTTGGACCACCAGGGCACTTACGTGAGCGTCCCGTGCACCTACCTGGACATCGATTAGAGAAGTCGAAGATGCCGCAACCCGAAACCCGTCATGAAATCGCCGTGATCATCCCGTGCTACAACGAGGCGCCGACGATAGCCAAGGTCGTCGATGACTTCCGCCGCGAACTTCCCGACGCGGCCATCTACGTCTACGACAACAACTCGACCGATGGCACCGCCGAGATCGCACGCGCCCGCGGCGCTATCGTCAGGCACGAGCCGCGTCAGGGCAAGGGAAACGTCTGCCGGCAGATGTTCCGCGACATCGACGCCGACTGCTACCTCATGGTCGACGGCGACGATACCTACCCCGCGGAATCGGCGCGATCCCTCTGCGCTCCCGTCCTCGCGGGCGAGGCAGATATGGTAGTGGGCGACCGCCTTTCCAACGGCGCCTACGCCGAGGAGAACAAGCGCACCTTCCACGGATTCGGCAACGACCTCGTGCGCGCCATGATCAGGTGGATATACGGCTACGGTTTCGAGGACGTCATGACCGGCTACCGGGCGATGTCCAGGCCGTTCGTGAAGACCTTTCCGGTCCTATCCGAGGGCTTCCAGATCGAGACGGAGCTGTCGATTCACGCCGTCGATCGCCGCTGGCGGATCGCCGATGTCCCCGTGGAATACCGGGACCGCCCCGAGGGCTCGGTCTCGAAATTGAACACCGTGAGGGACGGGCTGAAGGTGATCGCCATGATCGGCACCCTGTTCAAGGACTACCGCCCGTTGAAGTTCTTTTCGCTGGTCGCCCTGCTGCTCTGCATCGGCGGCCTGTGTGCCGGCATGCCGGTGGTGACCGAATACCTCGCTACCGGCCTCGTGCCCCGGTTCCCGACCGCCATCCTTGCCGCGGCGCTCATGTTCATGGCAGCGCTCTCGCTTACCACAGGCTTCATCCTGGACGCCGTTGCGAAAGTCGAGCGCAAGCAGTGGGAGCTCCGAGTATACCGCCAGACCGAGAAGGACTGACGCCACCCGATGATCACGCGTCCCCCGCCGGAAACCGGCGGGAGCCAGATCGGCCCCCAGCAGGCGCCCGGGCACCGGGCGCAATCCGCGAATACCCACCGCCAAAAAGAAAGAGGAAACCCAAATGGACGCAATGGTGGAAGCCCTAAAGCCTATTATAATTTTCGCTATGGTTCTCTGGGGCATTGAAACTGTCGTTACGATGCTTATTAAAGATCACAAGCAGGCGAAACGAAAGCGGGCACGTGAGAAGCGGCGTTTGGAGTATCAGGACCGCCGCATGGCAAACGACGCCGAGCACGCAAAGGTCACAAGGGCAATGCGCTACAACGTACTTCGCCGCGATGATTTCCATTGCGTCCGCTGTGGACGAGGCCGCGAGGACGGCGTGAAGCTCCACGTCGATCATATCGTCCCCGTATCGCGCGGCGGCAAGTCGGTGATGTCCAACCTCCAGACCCTATGCGAGGACTGCAATTGCGGCAAGGGAAACCGCTATCTGGAATAGCAACGATGTAAGCATCACAAATAAAGGAACCGATGGCAATGTATACAGCTATCTACATATCGTTAATACTGCTGCCTATTGTAGTAATCGTAATTACAGCCTGGTGGAATGTAAATCCATTCCAATATCCCTACTATCGCAAGCAGTTCAATGTGACTGGAAAGAGACTACCGAAGATCGAGGACTATATCGACCTGTATATATGCAGCTATGGAAACGATTTCGAGAACCTGATCGACAACCATGCCCTAGTCGTTCAAAAATGGAAGGCCGCTTCAAAAGGCAAGGTCCGGCAATCGTTTTTTAGGAAACATCGGGAGAAACAGTTCCGGGTCGCTATAGACGACGAACATGAATTTCAGTTTGAATTGTATCGCGATAGCACTAGATACACTCAAAAGAATTACGTCAGGACGTCTTATCAAGTCAGCATGACCGAAAGGGCAATTGGGGTAGATGTGGACTGGTTGCTGGAAAGATATCGGCAGCTTCGGGCAATAGGTTTTGAAACCGACTTGAATAGCTACCACAGCAAGAATCAACGCAAGCAGATGACGAAAAAACTTAGGCTGAAGATCATGGAAAGGGACAACTGCACTTGCCAGAACTGTGGTAAATACATGCCTGATAGGGTAGGCCTGCAAATCGACCATATAGTTCCCGTAGCTAGGGGCGGAAAGACGGTTGAGTCAAATTTGCAAGTGCTATGTTCGCGATGCAATGGATCAAAGGGCGCAAAAGAACCGGATGCCTTCTACTGAGGGCGATTGAATCGGTAACCATAGGATGAGCCCTGAAACATCCGACCGATAACCCGCTGCCCCGCAATTGAGCGCCCCCTGATCAAGGTATAGACTGGTTTTGATTACCCAATTTAAGAAAGGTCTAAAGTCCTTTTCGGTAGGGCGGCGGCCGAAATCGATCCCGAAGATATCTCGATTGCGAGTTTGCGTCTGGAATGCTCGACCTCATCTGAGATGCCGAGGGAGGCGGCGACGCGGTCGAAGCACTTTTCGACGATTGTATTGAGGGCATCGCAGTGATTATCGAAATCGTGCGTGCGGTTCAAGACAGCGGGAGATAGGAAACGCTGCATCTGTCCGGTAAATGACCCGTCGACATAGCAGACGCGTGCACGTTGCGTCCCGGTGGCGATCATGCTGGCAAGGGAGGCGGGACAGCGGTAGTCATCGTGCTTTGCCGCGACAAATGCGGCTACGGCAGGGAAATCGATCTCCTGTGCACGGACGATCCAGGGAATGTCCCAGAGGTCGCGATGCCTGATATGCGAATCGGTGGCGGAGAACGAGATGAGCTTGTCGGCCAAGATTTCCTCGAGTGTCTGGCACCGGATCGTGAGGTCGTCATACATTCCGGCAAGTTCGGGATAATTGACCGCGACACGTCGAATCGTGGATGTATGTGCTGGCACAGACGCGATCTCGAGCTTGATTCGCTGTTTCGGCAAATCGGGGCGCGCGATGTTGGTATTTACGGAAACCGTCCATCTACGCATCCCGACGCCATCGAAATCATTGACGACCTTGGGTTCCCTGACGCTAACCTCGGTATCGTAGGATTTCAGCAAATCGGAGCGCAAAGTCTTGGAAAAATCATCCAAGGGGAGCGAATCGAAGCTGTCGCCGGCGACAAAATCGAGGTCTTCGCTATATCGTTGCGATCCATAGCAGAGACGCAGCGAGGTCCCGCCTTGAAAGGTGATATCTCGAAGCAGGCCGTTCCTCCCGAGTGACCGGATAATCTCGTAATGGATGATTTCCTTTTCAATGACGGGCGTGAGCCGGACGCCATCGACCTTGCTGGCGATATCGCTGGCAACCTCTTCAAGGTCAATCAACATCCACTTCATCCCAATCGATAAGCTCCAGGCTGCGCTTCCTCGAGACGAGGTCGTGCAGGCAGCGCTCCTCGGTCGCGATCGGCAGCCGATTCCTCGGCATACGGTCGATTATTCCCCGTTTGACGGCATCCAAATCATCATCAGTATGTACAAATTCGATGGCGCCGAACCGGGTATCGACGAGGCCTTCCGCGCCCGTCGTCACGCACGAGATGCGCCCGAGCGGGATT from Eggerthella lenta DSM 2243 includes the following:
- a CDS encoding HNH endonuclease codes for the protein MDAMVEALKPIIIFAMVLWGIETVVTMLIKDHKQAKRKRAREKRRLEYQDRRMANDAEHAKVTRAMRYNVLRRDDFHCVRCGRGREDGVKLHVDHIVPVSRGGKSVMSNLQTLCEDCNCGKGNRYLE
- a CDS encoding HNH endonuclease yields the protein MYTAIYISLILLPIVVIVITAWWNVNPFQYPYYRKQFNVTGKRLPKIEDYIDLYICSYGNDFENLIDNHALVVQKWKAASKGKVRQSFFRKHREKQFRVAIDDEHEFQFELYRDSTRYTQKNYVRTSYQVSMTERAIGVDVDWLLERYRQLRAIGFETDLNSYHSKNQRKQMTKKLRLKIMERDNCTCQNCGKYMPDRVGLQIDHIVPVARGGKTVESNLQVLCSRCNGSKGAKEPDAFY
- a CDS encoding glycosyltransferase family 2 protein, producing the protein MPQPETRHEIAVIIPCYNEAPTIAKVVDDFRRELPDAAIYVYDNNSTDGTAEIARARGAIVRHEPRQGKGNVCRQMFRDIDADCYLMVDGDDTYPAESARSLCAPVLAGEADMVVGDRLSNGAYAEENKRTFHGFGNDLVRAMIRWIYGYGFEDVMTGYRAMSRPFVKTFPVLSEGFQIETELSIHAVDRRWRIADVPVEYRDRPEGSVSKLNTVRDGLKVIAMIGTLFKDYRPLKFFSLVALLLCIGGLCAGMPVVTEYLATGLVPRFPTAILAAALMFMAALSLTTGFILDAVAKVERKQWELRVYRQTEKD
- a CDS encoding nucleotidyl transferase AbiEii/AbiGii toxin family protein is translated as MKWMLIDLEEVASDIASKVDGVRLTPVIEKEIIHYEIIRSLGRNGLLRDITFQGGTSLRLCYGSQRYSEDLDFVAGDSFDSLPLDDFSKTLRSDLLKSYDTEVSVREPKVVNDFDGVGMRRWTVSVNTNIARPDLPKQRIKLEIASVPAHTSTIRRVAVNYPELAGMYDDLTIRCQTLEEILADKLISFSATDSHIRHRDLWDIPWIVRAQEIDFPAVAAFVAAKHDDYRCPASLASMIATGTQRARVCYVDGSFTGQMQRFLSPAVLNRTHDFDNHCDALNTIVEKCFDRVAASLGISDEVEHSRRKLAIEISSGSISAAALPKRTLDLS